From Elusimicrobiaceae bacterium, the proteins below share one genomic window:
- a CDS encoding TIGR00366 family protein, translated as PQTPKTAVAFVAFFSMASSLLSWGFSLIFSGLLVRELAHRVKGMDYRAAGAAAYLGLGSVWAFGLSSSAALMMATKSSIPPKLLEVGGVIPLAQTLFLWQSMATAFILIAVSVALAYLSAPAGARAKTAEQFGIKYEPQSFDQEPRRRPGEWLEYSPLLSVLIGLMLAWYLLHEFLTSEKGALAALDLNTYNLIFLTAGLFLHGTPKRFGKAVSNAVPAVGGVLIQFPFYAVIFGIITGTGISDFLAGLFVRFTTHSTYPVLVAVYSAVIGVFVPSGGSKWVIEAPYILQAANIHQVNLGWVVQIYNASEALPNLVNPFWMLPVLAILGIKARDMVGYSFMQLLLHLPIVLWLCWLLAGTLPYLPPAR; from the coding sequence GCCGCAAACGCCCAAAACCGCGGTGGCGTTTGTCGCTTTTTTTTCGATGGCTTCCTCGCTGCTGTCGTGGGGGTTCAGTCTGATTTTCAGCGGACTTCTGGTGCGGGAGCTGGCTCACCGGGTGAAAGGCATGGACTACCGTGCCGCAGGCGCGGCGGCCTATCTGGGGCTGGGGTCGGTATGGGCGTTCGGACTGTCTTCTTCGGCGGCTTTGATGATGGCGACGAAAAGTTCGATCCCGCCCAAACTGCTTGAAGTGGGCGGCGTGATCCCGCTTGCGCAGACTCTTTTTCTGTGGCAGAGCATGGCAACGGCGTTTATCCTTATCGCTGTTTCGGTTGCGCTGGCTTACCTGTCCGCGCCCGCTGGCGCCCGCGCCAAAACCGCAGAACAATTCGGCATAAAATACGAACCGCAGAGTTTTGACCAGGAGCCGCGCAGACGGCCCGGGGAATGGCTCGAATACAGCCCTCTGCTAAGCGTCCTGATCGGGCTTATGCTTGCGTGGTATCTGCTGCACGAGTTCCTCACTTCGGAAAAAGGCGCGCTCGCCGCTCTGGATTTAAATACCTATAACCTGATCTTCCTCACCGCCGGCCTGTTCCTGCACGGCACGCCCAAACGGTTCGGCAAAGCCGTGAGCAACGCGGTGCCGGCGGTGGGCGGCGTGCTGATCCAGTTTCCGTTTTACGCCGTTATTTTCGGTATCATAACCGGCACGGGCATTTCGGATTTTCTGGCAGGTCTTTTCGTGAGGTTCACCACGCATTCGACTTATCCGGTTCTGGTGGCGGTTTATTCCGCGGTGATCGGCGTGTTCGTGCCGTCCGGCGGGAGCAAATGGGTGATCGAGGCGCCGTATATCCTGCAGGCGGCGAATATTCATCAGGTCAATCTCGGGTGGGTGGTGCAGATTTACAATGCGTCGGAGGCGTTGCCCAATCTGGTCAATCCGTTCTGGATGCTGCCGGTTCTGGCGATTTTAGGCATAAAGGCGCGCGATATGGTGGGGTATTCTTTCATGCAGCTGCTGCTGCATCTGCCTATTGTGCTGTGGCTGTGCTGGCTGCTGGCGGGTACGCTGCCGTATCTGCCGCCGGCGCGCTAG